The Myxococcota bacterium genome has a segment encoding these proteins:
- the recR gene encoding recombination mediator RecR → MKTSPAIDRLVAALRRLPGIGEKSATRLAFFLLGAADGFVAELGDAIARLKQDTVLCERCFNLTDASPCGVCRDGSRDAALVCVVEEPADLVAVERSGGYRGHYHVLGGTLSPIDGVGPDELRIGELEARVRAGDVREVILATNPNAEGDATAHYIADRLADAGVALSRIAYGMPLGGDLEYADHVTVGRSLEHRRPLDR, encoded by the coding sequence CTGCGGCGGCTGCCCGGCATCGGCGAGAAGTCGGCCACGCGGCTCGCCTTCTTCCTGCTCGGCGCGGCCGACGGCTTCGTCGCCGAGCTCGGCGACGCGATCGCGCGGCTCAAGCAGGACACGGTGCTGTGCGAGCGATGCTTCAACCTGACGGACGCATCGCCCTGCGGCGTCTGCCGCGACGGCTCGCGCGACGCGGCGCTCGTGTGCGTGGTGGAGGAGCCGGCCGACCTCGTCGCGGTCGAGCGGAGCGGCGGCTACCGCGGCCACTATCACGTGCTCGGCGGCACGCTGTCGCCGATCGACGGCGTGGGCCCCGACGAGCTGCGGATCGGCGAGCTCGAGGCGCGCGTGCGCGCGGGCGACGTCCGCGAGGTCATCCTCGCCACGAATCCGAACGCCGAGGGCGACGCGACCGCGCACTACATCGCCGACCGGCTCGCCGACGCGGGCGTCGCGCTCTCGCGCATCGCCTACGGCATGCCGCTCGGCGGCGACCTCGAGTACGCGGACCACGTGACGGTGGGCCGGTCGCTCGAGCATCGGCGCCCGCTCGATCGCTAG
- a CDS encoding roadblock/LC7 domain-containing protein — MFEAQLVMRDEDHKRILVVISRLVRDANSKGVFLVDKNGHLMAEAGELTGIDSTSLASLTAGCIAATGGLAKIVGEEEFPTHFHQGQRDNLHITMVGTRIILVVIFDDRSSLGLVRLRVKKATGELAKIFEDIEKKTEQDARAGGSPFAEITDDDIDNLFSD; from the coding sequence ATGTTCGAAGCCCAGCTCGTCATGCGCGATGAGGACCACAAACGCATCCTCGTCGTCATCTCGCGGCTCGTGCGCGACGCCAACTCGAAGGGCGTCTTCCTCGTCGACAAGAACGGTCACCTGATGGCCGAGGCCGGCGAACTCACCGGCATCGACAGCACGAGCCTCGCCTCGCTCACGGCCGGCTGCATCGCAGCGACCGGCGGCCTCGCCAAGATCGTCGGCGAGGAGGAGTTCCCGACCCACTTCCACCAGGGCCAGCGCGACAACCTCCACATCACGATGGTGGGGACGCGCATCATCCTGGTGGTCATCTTCGACGACCGCAGCTCGCTCGGCCTGGTGCGGCTGCGCGTGAAGAAGGCGACCGGCGAGCTGGCGAAGATCTTCGAGGACATCGAGAAGAAGACCGAGCAAGACGCGCGCGCCGGGGGCTCTCCGTTCGCCGAGATCACCGACGACGACATCGACAACCTGTTCTCGGACTAG
- a CDS encoding ADP-ribosylation factor-like protein, translating into MSFINYSSREINCKIVYYGPGLCGKTTNLQYIYSKTNPDVKGKMISLATETERTLFFDFLPLALGEIRGFKTRFHLYTVPGQVFYDASRKLILKGVDGVVFVADSQIERMEANVESLENLGVNLREQGYDLAKLPYVIQYNKRDLPNAAPLEEMRRVLNPNGVPEFEACATVGKGVFETLKAVAKGVLTDLKKLGG; encoded by the coding sequence ATGTCGTTCATCAACTACTCGTCGCGCGAGATCAACTGCAAGATCGTCTACTACGGCCCGGGCCTGTGCGGGAAGACGACGAACCTGCAGTACATCTACAGCAAGACGAATCCCGACGTGAAGGGGAAGATGATCTCCCTCGCGACGGAGACGGAGCGCACGCTCTTCTTCGACTTCCTGCCGCTCGCGCTCGGCGAGATCCGCGGCTTCAAGACGCGCTTCCATCTGTACACGGTGCCCGGCCAGGTCTTCTACGACGCGAGTCGCAAGCTCATCCTGAAGGGCGTGGACGGCGTCGTGTTCGTGGCCGACAGCCAGATCGAGCGCATGGAGGCGAACGTCGAGAGTCTCGAGAACCTCGGCGTGAACCTGCGCGAGCAGGGCTACGACCTCGCGAAGCTCCCGTACGTGATCCAGTACAACAAGCGCGACCTCCCGAACGCGGCGCCGCTCGAGGAGATGCGACGGGTGCTCAACCCGAACGGCGTCCCGGAGTTCGAGGCCTGCGCGACCGTCGGCAAGGGCGTCTTCGAGACGCTCAAGGCCGTCGCCAAGGGCGTGCTGACCGACCTGAAGAAGCTCGGCGGCTAG
- a CDS encoding alpha/beta fold hydrolase encodes MPIVHYRSRRIEYEVHGSGPAVPLLLATGTGGSYKGWLPLQVPELSKRGRVVLFNHRGVGASDDDGKPFTTADLADDMVGLLDALQIPTADVLGAFMGGMAAQELALQHPARLRRLVLTGTYARADAKRRMLLDHWASLAARGFAMDAMVRERMLWSLQDETLAQTDLIQGMVEYLSKGDLPMTADLFARQCMACMEHDTYDRLRRIQHPTLVVSGRNDQLTPPRLLREIADEVPDARLVTIRFAAHLVMVEAAERFNQLVADFLDEH; translated from the coding sequence ATGCCGATCGTCCACTACCGCTCGCGACGGATCGAGTACGAGGTCCACGGCAGCGGGCCCGCCGTCCCGCTCCTGCTCGCGACCGGCACCGGCGGCTCCTACAAGGGCTGGCTCCCGCTCCAGGTTCCCGAGCTCTCGAAGCGCGGACGCGTCGTCCTCTTCAACCACCGCGGCGTCGGCGCGAGCGACGACGACGGCAAGCCCTTCACCACGGCCGACCTCGCCGACGACATGGTCGGCCTGCTCGACGCCCTGCAGATCCCGACCGCGGACGTGCTCGGCGCGTTCATGGGCGGGATGGCCGCCCAGGAGCTCGCGCTCCAGCACCCCGCGCGGCTGCGGCGTCTCGTGCTCACCGGCACCTACGCGCGCGCGGACGCGAAGCGGCGCATGCTGCTCGACCACTGGGCCTCGCTCGCCGCGCGCGGCTTCGCGATGGACGCGATGGTGCGCGAGCGGATGCTGTGGTCGCTGCAGGACGAGACGCTCGCGCAGACGGACCTGATCCAGGGAATGGTCGAGTACCTGTCGAAGGGCGACCTGCCGATGACCGCCGACCTGTTCGCACGGCAGTGCATGGCGTGCATGGAGCACGACACCTACGACCGCCTGCGTCGCATCCAGCACCCGACGCTCGTCGTCAGCGGTCGCAACGATCAGCTGACGCCGCCCCGCCTTCTGCGCGAGATCGCCGACGAGGTGCCGGACGCGCGGCTCGTCACGATCCGCTTCGCGGCGCACCTCGTCATGGTCGAGGCGGCCGAGCGCTTCAACCAGCTGGTCGCGGACTTCCTCGACGAGCACTGA
- a CDS encoding fused MFS/spermidine synthase has protein sequence MEQRVDGRARRAERPRVEVHESRYGRELVVDGTFASLYRPGRATTGSVWDAIAAPVLALPPERRRRFLFLGLAAGSAARVVRAIAPRAELVGVEIDREVLRVARAHFDLDALRVEVLRDDALAVLERERRRFDAILDDVFVGRGDAVHKPAWIPHPAHDLARARLASGGVLVANTLDEASRVAASLGASFPRVVSIEIEGFDNRVLVGGPRPLSARVLRAAIARSDVLRETLRELRLRTLAR, from the coding sequence CGTCGAGGTGCACGAGAGCCGCTACGGGCGCGAGCTCGTCGTCGACGGGACGTTCGCGTCGCTCTACCGGCCGGGGCGCGCGACGACCGGCTCGGTGTGGGATGCGATCGCGGCGCCCGTGCTCGCGCTTCCGCCGGAGCGCCGACGCCGCTTCCTCTTCCTCGGGCTCGCCGCGGGGAGCGCGGCGCGGGTCGTGCGCGCGATCGCGCCGCGCGCCGAGCTGGTCGGCGTCGAGATCGACCGCGAGGTGCTGCGCGTCGCGCGCGCCCACTTCGACCTCGACGCGCTGCGCGTCGAGGTGCTGCGCGACGACGCGCTGGCGGTGCTCGAACGCGAACGGCGGCGCTTCGATGCCATTCTCGACGACGTGTTCGTCGGGCGCGGCGACGCCGTGCACAAGCCGGCGTGGATCCCGCATCCCGCCCACGACCTCGCGCGCGCGCGTCTCGCGTCGGGCGGCGTGCTCGTCGCGAACACGCTCGACGAGGCGTCGCGCGTCGCCGCGAGCCTCGGCGCGTCCTTCCCGCGCGTCGTGTCGATCGAGATCGAAGGGTTCGACAACCGCGTGCTCGTCGGCGGCCCGCGGCCGCTCTCGGCGCGCGTCCTGCGCGCGGCGATCGCCCGCAGCGATGTCCTGCGCGAGACGCTTCGCGAGCTGCGGCTGCGCACGCTCGCGCGGTAG